One Parasteatoda tepidariorum isolate YZ-2023 chromosome 1, CAS_Ptep_4.0, whole genome shotgun sequence genomic window, TCATGTGGTTAAAATTATCTGCCAGGTAAGCCAATTTATaggtaaaatcttttttgtttaaatattcgaaGAATGAGTTATCTTTTTCTTCTAGAACAAGTGATAATTCGATCTTCaacatgaaaaattgtttcaaaacctGCCCTCGTGACAGCCAGCGCAATTCCGTGTGGTACAGAAGTACCTCATGTTCTGCGTCCATTTCTTGACACAGCGTTTTAAAGAGACGATGATTAAGAGCTCTAcgtctaataaaatttacagttttaataacttttgataatgcTTCTTTTAAGCTGGTTGGAAGAGTTTTTGTAGCCAGCGcatgtttatgtaaaaaacaatGAGTAACAAGAACAttaggagactttttttttaccaacagGGCAAAACCAGATTTATTGCCAAGCATCACAGGTGCTCCATCTGTacgaagtgaatgaagtttttctttccaGCCGAAGTCTTGTTtggtaaagaaaacatttaacattgcTAAAACATCAACTGCCTTTGTAGTTTGCAAAAGAgactcacaaaataaaaattcttctttgatAGTATCAAGAGACACGTAACGAACAAAAACAAGAAGTTGACTATAATTCGAGATATCTGTAGTTTCATCCAGTTGCATACTAAAGGGAAATGGCGATACTTTCAATTCATCGATGATCTTTTTCAAGATATTGCAAGAAATTTCAACTGTTCTTGAATGTGTCACATCATTTGAAAATGGAATTgcctcaagttttttttctctgttccaATCTACAAACTAATTCAACCATCTCCAGCGCACATGGCTTAATTAACGTCTCTCCAATAGTATGCGGTTTCTTGCTTTTAGCAATATGATATGCAACTTTGAGAGATGCCTCAACCAGAGGTTTTTGTGGAATACCAAATCCAAGTTTGTCTAATGTTCCAGATTTCAAAAACTGGGCTTTcttcttagtaaaaaattctagatctAGTAACCTGAACAAGGTGTCAAATGTACGTAGCTTGATAGgggataataaaaatagtacagCGGACGTCATCAGGGGGTTGCCCCTGATGGTGCAAACTGAAAGCCGGTTAGTGGaggatgttaaaaatatgacaggGATATTAGAGGGCTGTGTGCAGTCCGTACTGAATTTGGGGTATCACCTAGtttcaaatatgtatgtattttcaccttttagaaagaaaaaaagatcaatgttatttaaatattattgatccaaacgttttaaaaattaggagcaGTCGGTGGATCCCCAAAATATGACCCATggacccctaaggggtccatgaaccacaggttaagaaaccctgtCTTAAGgaataatggttttttcttaactcgCAACAAAGTATAGTACATAAATGCATCCTAAATGAATGACTAGTGATTGCCTTGTAAAAGCAACTTCATTGATTCTTATGTGTATCATaccttattataattaataaattttaatattactaagtaacaataacaaaaatgatGAGAATTACTGtacaccaagtagtgtaaaaggAATATACTGAGTGTTTCACAACATTAAGAACTATTCTTTGTTCTTGGTGTAATAAAACGCTAGATCTAAGAGTTATCTGTGTTGTTTCTCTGCACtactttggtgtaaagtagttgcctcCATATTTGGTGTTAGAATAcactaaaagtttttatagtgtaggttttaaaacataaaatttggaGAGATGTTACACAGCAGTTTTTACATTGTAGACGACccgtgttttatttttatgaaaatacttaaaagcatatatcaattttaatttgattttatttataacatatcaAATGAATTTGTCTATTCCCGTTTGTTCTCTctagtttttcttaaatcttgCTTTTTCATCTCATTAGCTTCTTTTAACAAAGAATCGcctattttccttcttttaacaAAGAATCTCttattttgcttcttttctTTGATTGTAAGTTGAATTCGCTAAATTTGCTTCTCatcttattcattatatttaaatattatttcggGCTTTGCTTCGGAATGGaagataatttcttaataagttACTGAAGTCGAAGGGATATTTTTATGCCTTacatcagtttatttttttatgaatgtaatttataaataaaatgcatagcaAATTGCACTATAAATTGCAATATAAATTGCGACCTTGACTGTTCAAGATGATACCCTAAGATATAGATAATGTGTCTGTTAagaattccggatcaaattacgaaataaaGTACCGGCAACTTGGGtgcattatccgtaaaatccattttacattaaaatcaattttgatcgtaaaatattatagggtaatttttacattaatagttatttaataagagtgattcagtaattttgcGAACATTATTACTGTACAAATtacagtttttcttattttttgttccggtgaaaatggattttacggtaaaaagtatagTCACATTGGCTTTTTACCGTTATTCAATCTGGAATATTTTTTCAGCTGTATTactaatatctaaataaaaatacgaagtaaattttcagaaaataaaaactcaaacgCATACTCCTGTTCTTCCGAGCTAATGGTAATTTTCCTTAAGCGAATAAGCATTATTAATGCATAAGCATTAAGAGTATTGCGACAATTCAGTAAATAATTCATGTGCGTTCGtcaattcttttcatatttgaaaattgattttttatcaaaacaatcatttttgttgtgttgaaaacattgtttttttttaaattttttttatagttttttaataaaaatttacattttttaaagaaaaagacatttcaaaaacatttttaaaaacattatttattgtatttttcgaAACAACACTGGCCTCAGCTTAAAGGAAactagtaaatttattaaaagcatctTAAGATTTAACTTTGCAATGAGGCGCCAAATTCTTCTTCTGAAGTTTTTGGATCAAATGTGAAGTTCAAATCTTTCATCAACTTCAAAGCTTTACTTTGATGATCTTGACAAATAAAGTTCCACGGTCCAGCTTCCCTAATAAAATGCAGACCTAATTCTTTAGCTAGTTCTCCACAGTCCTTGGACACTTTTTCAGCTAAGCAACTTGCACTTTCTATGCTATAGCTAAAAcgcaagcaaaatttatatgtaattttcaaGCTCAAATTaggaaaatgttttacattcgtaatgaaataaacaaacttttacaTCTAGTTTCGCTTTTCTGTAAACTCTAaagctattttcttttcttttattttattttattttatagcggtcattgaacagcagaccGAATTTAtggggtttacaactactattgttcaaccccgtagccttataatttcgAACGGCCGACCAGGTGGTCGAGTGGTTAGCATACCTGATTGCGGAGCCGAtggtcgcgggttcgaatcctgctcagggcacggatgcttctttctttctctctctctgtgttctatgtcctttctcctttgtgtgtatgattgtgtgaatgtgacccgccctataaacgggtttgtggttgagtgacgtgggcgacgctgctccacagCCGTGGCTTTGCCACAGGTgaccactgggtaacgataagagaGTAGCAGTCCTGGCATTCCTGAGGCCAATGGGTCTAGGTCCCAAGTGCAcgccttaaaaaaatttattttgaacccaatcctgaaggcaagggaactcccggatcgagtattttgagaaatttgctttcgcggaggactttttgataaaactaaccggcatttacattacatggagaggaagaccacgagagcatcccatggttagtctgacagTAAGGGGACTTAAACCCATGAttcgtcaaccactgaggatatttcatgtgaGCACTGTTTTCAGTGCAAGTCAGATGAGGGATTCATATCGACAAGCcattgctgagattcgaacccagttcacctaattgaaaggcgaacgcccTATCCCTGAGCCATCGTAGCTCTCTAATAAGCTTCTCCACACATGAGCGAAACTTTCCCAACAAATACGAGAGTTGTTAAAGACAAATCCTAAGCAAAATCTCTTACCATCACGCCATAAGAAGCATAGTTTCTAAAATGCACCGTATTTATTGCTCTTAATAATCTGTGCAATGAGAAAACCAATGTAAGcgtcaaaaaatttgaaattgggATTATTGTATATTTGGTATTAGTTTGATGGAGATCAGTATAATCAAATTGGAATTGGATTTTTGGTATTTGTAtgattaaatacgtatttaatttcctttatcaGCTTTCATAAATTCTATTCTAGCTTTGATTGTACAATCgtcagaaaaaagaaatatcaagccttttttttcaaaatctttcgTAAAATacttaagttgatttttttttcatttgcatcaCAGAATAcatgattttagaaaaacaaactttaaaaaacaaaaaatgaaacttgCAAATATGTACACAAGGGgtcacaaatttatattaagtagAGTGAGGATCATGTAAATTAAATCATGCAAATCTGTAGAATCACTAGTGAAGAAAGTGGGATGAAAAACATCACTGCCAATTTGTCAACTAGATGAAACGTGAGGTTGATTAGAATAATAAGCGGTTTTTTGATATGCTCTTGCAATCAAATAGTTACTGAGgttatttgattttgattgaggttttgttttttcttgccttaaatatcaatttgtgactattgtgtatattttacaatttaatttttggcaaggatttcaaataatatgaattaatggtggtcattaaaaaataaagttatttagacaaataaaatattttgaaaatttgtttttacctaGATTATCGTGCTTTATATCTGAGACCTAAGTACAGTAAGTATAGCGAATAATTAACGATATAAAGTTAAGAAGTTCtcagttattttttctaaaaatcgatttactttattattttgcagACTAAATACGAGAATAGGATTAGTGTCAATGAATGAGTTAAATAAAGAGTGTATAGCTAGAGTATAAGTGTAAAAGCCGAGAAATAAAAGactttaattcttattttaaattttaacgtgGCAGTAAGATGACATGAGAACCTAATtcaagtttttaactttttaggttttcaaaaaaatcttttttttttcaaaatttcttgcttttaaattattatcaaatgttttatatatCTGAAGAACTCTGGGAAAGTGAATGTCCAGTAAGTTAATGGAATGACAATAGGTATACAAATGAAATTACGTTTCATGAAATACTTACTAGCAGCTATGCAGTGATGTATGAATTTTAGTATCATTTAAATAAGCCAGTTTAGAGTCCTTTTCTATTTCACTTGCGCAGTTTCTAAAGAAATCGAACGGTAAATTCCTTTTCAAACTTTCGTAGCAGTTGCCGAATTTCGGAGCtcctaaaacaaataaatgtctTCCTAACATGTAACAAGTAAATCAAGAAAACATTAACGCGGTTCTTATAATCacaaaaacttaattacaaaaCTACTATACATCaaatattcccccccccccaaatctGCAGAATAAGTGATACAAtgataataatcaaaataaaacaattaactgCATCTTAAAgagaatgataaaaatttataattgaaatgtaCGAATTAATTGCAACTCAAAACATTTACAATCGAATTATTCAAGCTAAATGCAACTATAAACGTGgaccatataaaattttaatatcgaagtaaaataattgattagtCTCAATAAAAGTggtataaaacttttaagttgaagcctaatctatacataataataaaagcggctgtgtgtgtgtgtgtctgtaatcacaatatatcgccccagaagcctcgcccaggctcGAAACTCgacacataattgtgttttgacataatgaagaagtattttttttctttttcaaaaatttggattagttttttagttatcagtcattttgtaagaaaatctatgctttttcgtcttcaaagagccatattcaaaaaactattaaaaaatgcatatctcttataaatgtatgctaatgcgaaccttacaaatgaaacattaattttcgacaacttaaaccaataatatacgaaggaattaataatttaattgtaaggttcgcattagtttacatttatcaaagtggataaaactttaacttttgtactaaaaatgtggcaacatattagatacgtaaatagaacgctacgctttgatatatttatcgctgttcataattgttataataagtttttcttcttctttccacgcttttttttttttcttaagcgaagacgataagGGAAAATTATACTTGAGgatgccccttggcgaaattggtgacttatgtttggcgctattcctgtttgcgcggaacaccgtggtaacagAAATAAcggccaaaacataatgatatttcaaaaaacattggaaaatttcaacaaaacatcggaTAAAGCTTgcaatgaacccaatataagcaaaattaataaatccaataaaaaggattttgaatcgaagcaaaaattaatggagtaggtgcagaaagaaaaggaaaaaaaaaacaactcacttcttcattaagcttgaatatactcagatttaggtgcacagaattatctaataacagttagatactgtctaaatttatcgtgaatagaatctgtgtacctccatcgtcacataaattcggcgaaataTGAATCGAAAATGGCGTTTGTGGTACCGAACTGgtgatgacatttttttataaagtccctttttatgactgcccacataccttcgatcttattgaccagaagtaaaagtaaccttaccagccggtatctAACGAAGAACTAATGGACCTCTGAAATTACGTATACCGTTGAACATtaataacgctaaaatctaaaccgttgagaatcacgattgggtttcaacatcgcccagcttggcgatcaaccgcgatcacaacttggcgagaatcaaggggcaccctcaaatatagtctacccgacgttaatttttgtagcgatatagaaatagaaattgataccataaaaaaattatagagaaatagataccataaaaaattaattcgttttcgtgttcttttcatgtatttaaagcaacttttgtatgcttttacaatttctgaggcctttttttaagaaaaaaaaacaagtctcCACCTGATAGTTATATTATAGGTTAGGTTACCATAGCAAAGTTAcatcttcaaacatcctcaagagctataacacatctgcagcagaactggatatgaagacaaaattgcaggacagaaacactttaattgtccactaatcttcagatttcctgctatgttttaaaaaactttatttgtggaaacctttagcgtggcggacagctggccgcctttgcggctagtaattaataaaacgaATTCAAAATGATCATTCAGAAATCGTATACTAATTTGGGGTTAGATTTCCAAAACAAAACTTTAGAAACTTCTGCACAGAAAATAACGTGACTTTTATTCGAGGTAAGCGAGTtttcaatgaaaagaaattgaaataaattgcggagttttttcctatttaagtagtataaaaatattgggaATGCGCCTATACCTGTGACCGCCAAGCGCGCtaagttaggaaaaaaaaagtcttttttcttcatttaagaattattttagaagtgtaagattaaaaaaatatattttcttttaaagcaaaGTAATACTTGTAAGAGGAAAACGAAACACTTTAtgcaattaatttcttataaattgtttttttaaaaataaatttgttccaTTAATGCATTAATATTATAGAGAACTTTCCGTATCTGTCCAAGTCAACAGTCACTAACAAATACAATCCTTGAACATTTAGTAGTTcagacatttaataaaaacattttgaattctatCTGTCCGAATGTCAATcgttaataagttttattatttataaagcttaaaaactgtttcaagttataattataattgtttttgcaaatttattacatgaatttataaaagtatgcAGTTTTTATTCTTGATATTTAAAAGGTGTATAAATTGCGTAGTATATGATTTATCCATTGTatcagaataataaataaataatacgacAAAATACAGGGTTTTCTGTGAAGACTACCTTAAATACGTACCTTTAGGatccttatcaaaaatgaaagcaaaaaacaTACACATTAGCGTTCCCAAGTGAATATTTAACCGAGAAAGAACCAAAACGCTATTAGAATCTGGCATATCACAGTACAGGATGCCGGCGTAATAAGTAATAAGACATGATTACCAGAGGAAACAAATGCTTAAAGACGATTATTAGAAGCGCCTTCAAGTTTAAAACTtccaattaaactttttttgttgcttatcaTATTCATTTCCTCTATTGTTATTTGCCAGATTTTGGTAGTGCTTTTGCCTTTCTTCACTTTGAGAACCCTAACATAGATACTTCCCCCCCCCTTTCTTTTTTAGGGATTCTGAAAATACACATTTAGGACAGTCTTTAAGAGACTCCCTGTATATTAAAGTTATAGGAATTGcctataaatgtttattattttttatattacctcTGTACCAAGCAGAATTCTTTTCGCAAAAGGTCTTCCCAGCTTTCAATAGAGACTGAACCAATTGCAATGGCATGACACTGCGTGATGAACATTGTTCTTGATAATTTGCAACACATTCTCCGAAAGGTATGGCATCTCTAGAATAGaatttattagctttttatCGATAAGTATTCTAAgtgctgttataaaataataatcccCTGCTATATTTGGATTATGAGTTTAAGTCTCCGTAAAATTTCCTTTTGCATCATTTGATAACAAATActtacaatacaataaaatatgatggtataaagaaaaataaaacacgcGAAAAACAAACTCTGATGATCTCCCACAATTCCGgtgtcattttaataaattttgtttaatagtacaaaataaaatttgtgggaAACTCCTTATCATTAATAGCTTATAATACAACCTTATCATTAATAGcttacattaataaatacaaaaactacttGGAAACTTGaatcgttttaaattttcaagacatCCAAAACAGATTAAACTACAgaatgatgaatttttaaaaattttttttactcacttgctcagtataaaaaatcaacttttaaagCCCAtatcttaaacaattttattgatttttttttaaattttaaaatagtaattttgttaAGTATTGACaatcacttcaaaaattttgtttaattttggtgactatttttaaagttatagcaaattacgtaatacaaaaaaactagtttttttacgAAAGATATTCCcgaaatatttaagctaagttTTCGAAAATTCATGCAATCATTGTAAATAACAGCCTCAGTAATCTATGCAAGTCACAAGCTTATTGCTAGATTTTCTGGAatagagtatttaaaaatactttttttcgttcgtaatttattgccggtttcttaaattatagttttaaaattgattgataagtatgaaaaatcgcgTGATCTAAGCGCCGCCtgcaaagttattaaataatccTCGACGtactttttgagaaatttaaaaaaagtattgaaaccTAAAATGATCTCTTCTATCATTctaaatgcatatatatttagttttcttacAAGCAAAGTTTTTCCATCTCCTTAGGTGATTCTGGAAATTTCATTGAGTAACCTTGTTCAGGTATTTTACATATATCTTCAACGCGTTCCTCGCATATATTCTCTCCATTACTAATCCACACTagaagacaattaaaaaaaatttggttatagcaataaaaaaatcaagattcaTAAGTCACACAATCATTTTTTATAgcctttttcttataatttagtttACTGTGTTCTTCGAGGTTTACAATACTTTCCAAAAAGTATAAATTGGTTTATACAGAAGCGTTTATTGCCGAATTGAGAGATGTTAAGTTTATTATATtctgtatattaatatttaattaaacatgtgAGAATCAAAAGCGATAATACAGATTTAtactcatttaaattaaatagtaaaaaattgaaCTGGAAATgagagagaaatattttttgcagggagcatatttatattctaatccagatattattcattaaaaattatgtaaatgttttcaaagggttaaaaaatattatttctgtaataaaaagaatatattggGTAAGTCTAGCTGATTTCTATCTgttaattgaaaagttaaattacttaatcaaaatttattaataaacttaaataaagtagttaaactttttcaatgatgtttttagaaaaactgatctttaaaaataggaaattgaaatttcgaaaagttttttaataaaaaacaattaaaaactaaaaaaaaggacaaagaGAAGGGAGATAATTATTAGTTTAGTACACGAGTAGCTTTCTCGATTGCTGTATATAGTAATTCTTACCAATGcagagcaagaaaaaaatattcttataaaacataatttagagATGAGAAAGAGAAGCTTCGTATACAATATAGATTGATGTAACTGGTTCTGTTAACGAAATGGAAAGTTATTTAACACGAAAATGGGAATTGTTACAATTTCCAAGGTCAATAGTGATGAAACgaggaaaattttcaatatttttgcacgttaaaatactcttttcactttctttctgaaaaccatattttatgaaTAGATCCACCTTTCACtcaatcaatgtttttttttatttacattgagtGGAGCATGCATGTATCATGTATGCtttcataattctttattatGAAGGCATACgtgatttacaaataaataaaaaatagttagtgGGAAAACTGCTCATGTAAGGAAATGAAATTAACACTATTAACCAGTAActcataaatatcttatttgtaaaatttattcacatttcttaaatctgaaaataaaaaagacatgtAAAGAAAGATAATACAATTGCTAACCTTATTAGAGCAATTATGAAACGCTTCCGACTGGCCAAAATTTAAGACTTGTCTGCTTCAAACAATAAAGTTATGGTGTGTGAGCATTGACAGTAGAAAGTGTACGTGTCAAAAGTTACAAACATTAAGTTCTCTAATGGAATACCTGACACAGTGTGGATATCTCAGTCCTGATTGGTTactgaaacgtggcatttgtttgcGTTAGCAACTGTGCATCCCATTCTATTTTGAGtgagccaagcccgtcaagtatcaattctcttaagtgacataATCTATATTCTTTGACGAAGACTTCAATTCTTTCACCATATACTTCTTATTTAGCACAAAGACAGACACTGTTAGAGattgtaatatgtttttatagttGGTGTCACGTGACTCTGACTGCTGCTGCTGctgctttcatttaatttttattctttaactttGGTTTTTATGTTGGCAACCTTCTTGAAAtgttttgtgttgattttttagtgTTCGAATTagttagtttttgaaaatatcactaAATTGAGATTgctttagaattaataaatgtttattaagttttaatttgtatcTGTTTATTCATCTGTAGAACTAGTAGTTCAtttgaataacattaaaaaggcgtccgtgaaatttatttgtttgctgCAATTTACAGACACGAAGCCTTTTAGAACATaagcaaactaattatgcatcaaagttgccaggtacacaatacagaaatatatcacggttacgaTAAAATACATTAgcacataataaatataagctaagtaaaagacgtagatgggaaagtattacttttaaactaattggaggatttaattaattttatgttaattaacattctaacttacgaggggaaacttagctcaactttagcGTGCCATTTTGCATTTTGCTAACTGACATCATAGGTCCCATGTGTGGGTATCCGAAGTCTTCTTCTTGAACTGTAAGTACCTAATTACAACTCCAAATTGTAACCGAAGCAGATAATGGTCACGTGTGTTTAGAAACCGTAAAAAACACGCGTGAAGTTTGTGCGaagtaaaaacattcaaatagaagaaaaaaaaaattctgttggcTGTAGGGCGACGTGAttggtgtttaaaaaatttcgtttgcTGTGTTTTAGAATTTGTCATTGAAGCGTATTGGaatgcaaaaaaatactttattttattttatgtattgtttttttatcataaaagtgtcgataaataactaaaaaacctgtaaaattacactttttttaatcgGAAAATGGacactcaatatttttttttcttcatcgaAAGCTTTGTTATGATTTTGACCACATAAATGATATCTTAAAGCTTGCGCAGTCAGCTAAGCTCCCTCTTTTCAAGGCAAATGAAAGAGATTTGAGGGAGTGTTCCAATTTATTCTACACAGATAAATGAGGCATTGTTtctgatgtatttttttctaacaaaatgaatCAAATGAGACCAATCACAACGATTGGACTAATATTTCAGAAGTTGCAAGagttttatgtacaaaaatgtacaattttgacttttgcCTATTTAGGCATCATTCTTTACTATTTAACCAAATGAATTATTGTATCCTATGTATTTTTCCAAGCTAAATCGAATGAAACTATGCACAAGtaaattgaatgaatatttaagaagttatttagctttttatgtataaaatgcaAGCTTTTTGACCTGTGTTAtgtagagtttttaaattgctatcCTAGAATTATCTGAACATGAAAGgtgtatttttgttataattgaaTTATCCCGAGATTAATCGAATAATAGTTAAGAAGTTTCTGTTTTGTATCAAAGTTTTGTACTTATAGTTACCTAATATTGTTACCTTTATATTTTACTACGCTAAATTGAATAACACCAAGCAGGACTCAACAGCATTAACAGCTTTTTTTTGTGGTATCAGGTTAAAAAcctgttttactttatttaccaaataattccttataaatttgaatgaaatactCGCTATTATTCGCTAAATTGAATGATAATTCGACTAAAGAATAATGGGACTAATAATTCGGTAATAAAGACAAGTTCTTTCGGATGTTAGGTTCATACTCAGATTTCCCTCTCTCTTATCATCCCCATTTCCccataaaaaatgattaagtgTGCAGGAACGTTTTTGGTTACTGTTTATAATGACACAACAAAGCATTCGATGACCAAAATAATcttggttataatttttttttcaaaacctatCTTATTCTACTAGACTATACGTACAAAACTGtgctttttatacttttaaaaatctttgtaaCTTCGAAAATATAACCACTTCTTAACCATTAAACTGATCTCTTTGAAATTGACTTCATTCAATTTAGCATGCATACACTAGAAAATATACCTTTCATATTCAGAGAGTAAATggatgcaatttaaattttttttaagctttaagtGGTGGATATTGAGACTAAAATAGTTGGGGTTAAAtcagcattctttttttttttttttaaaaagtgttacgATGTTGAAT contains:
- the LOC122271754 gene encoding protein FAM200C-like produces the protein MQLDETTDISNYSQLLVFVRYVSLDTIKEEFLFCESLLQTTKAVDVLAMLNVFFTKQDFGWKEKLHSLRTDGAPVMLGNKSGFALLVKKKSPNVLVTHCFLHKHALATKTLPTSLKEALSKVIKTVNFIRRRALNHRLFKTLCQEMDAEHEVLLYHTELRWLSRGQVLKQFFMLKIELSLVLEEKDNSFFEYLNKKDFTYKLAYLADNFNHMNNISLLIQGPDITIMDATEKLQAF
- the LOC107454637 gene encoding uncharacterized protein, whose protein sequence is MFYKNIFFLLCIVWISNGENICEERVEDICKIPEQGYSMKFPESPKEMEKLCLDAIPFGECVANYQEQCSSRSVMPLQLVQSLLKAGKTFCEKNSAWYRGAPKFGNCYESLKRNLPFDFFRNCASEIEKDSKLAYLNDTKIHTSLHSCYYSIESASCLAEKVSKDCGELAKELGLHFIREAGPWNFICQDHQSKALKLMKDLNFTFDPKTSEEEFGASLQS